TGGTGTAGGATATAAATAGGGTGATATGAAGAGTCTTTTTGGAGCAAAAGTTACTGCTTATTAACTACTGGAGGAGCACCTGTAGATATAAGAGGTGAGATCATGCTAAGAGCCTATAAATATCGTATATATCCTAATATGGAGCAAAAAAGCTATTTTGCCAAGTGTTTCGG
The genomic region above belongs to Dethiosulfovibrio salsuginis and contains:
- a CDS encoding helix-turn-helix domain-containing protein codes for the protein MLRAYKYRIYPNMEQKSYFAKCFG